In Phyllopteryx taeniolatus isolate TA_2022b chromosome 6, UOR_Ptae_1.2, whole genome shotgun sequence, one genomic interval encodes:
- the lingo4b gene encoding leucine-rich repeat and immunoglobulin-like domain-containing nogo receptor-interacting protein 4b, producing the protein MFVESVVRWAAWGILLQAGLCLSAGSCPPRCSCRPEAKEVICSGKHLNSIPEGFSGDARRVDLSYNKVRTVGRRQFSGLHELQDLDLSENLISMIEVEAFQGLQNLRTLRIKNNRLKILPVGVFSGLSGLRFLDLSQNEILVFLDYTFRETVNLQTLDADENDLVFISQRAFFGLQSLQELNIDRSNLTSIPTEALSQLQSLTYLRMLRLTISTLPNNAFRRLHRLHTLILANWPSLDTVASNSLIGLNLTALVISSCNLSAVPYSALRHLVYLRFLDLSYNPITVVQGNLLRELLRLQELHLARGNLLRIEPGAFRGLASLRMLNLTSNQLTTLEESTLHSVGNLQVLRLDGNPLSCDCRLLWVVRRRLRLNFDGRQPTCSSPDTVRQREFRDFSEKELPRLFTCRTARILDRRPQEARVEEGTTVLFSCKADGDPAPSITWISSHKNVVSPLGRIRVLPNGTLEVRFAQVHDSGTYQCLAGNAAGNDSITVGLYVKGGPRNRTIPFFTEEDWVEPPIPQATNASAQQAKPYPFDAKTLIIATTMGFLSFLSSVAICFVFMFFWSQSKGQIKHTATIDFVPRSSMGGGGDGGDGGRFTMKLI; encoded by the coding sequence ATGTTTGTGGAGTCTGTGGTTCGATGGGCGGCATGGGGCATCCTGCTTCAGGCGGGACTGTGTCTCTCTGCGGGAAGTTGCCCTCCTCGTTGTTCGTGTCGGCCTGAGGCGAAGGAAGTCATCTGCTCTGGTAAACATTTGAACTCTATCCCAGAGGGCTTTTCCGGCGATGCAAGGCGTGTGGATTTATCGTACAACAAGGTTCGGACAGTGGGGCGCCGCCAGTTTTCTGGCCTCCATGAACTTCAAGATCTTGATCTTAGTGAGAATCTGATCTCTATGATTGAGGTGGAAGCTTTCCAGGGACTACAAAATCTCAGGACACTTCGGATTAAGAATAATCGACTCAAGATCCTCCCCGTCGGGGTTTTCTCTGGCCTGTCTGGTCTACGTTTTCTGGATCTGAGCCAGAATGAGATTCTGGTCTTCCTGGACTACACCTTCAGAGAGACGGTGAACCTACAGACGCTCGACGCCGACGAGAATGACTTGGTGTTCATCTCCCAGCGAGCTTTCTTTGGTTTGCAGAGTTTGCAAGAGCTCAACATCGACCGCAGTAATTTGACATCCATTCCGACTGAGGCGCTGTCTCAGCTCCAGAGCCTCACGTACCTTCGCATGCTCCGCCTCACCATTTCCACGCTGCCTAACAACGCTTTCCGCCGCCTGCACCGTCTGCACACGCTCATCCTGGCCAACTGGCCCTCGCTTGACACTGTGGCCAGCAACAGCCTGATTGGACTCAACCTCACCGCTCTGGTCATCAGCAGCTGCAACCTCAGCGCAGTGCCATACTCGGCTCTGCGTCACCTTGTCTACCTACGCTTCCTGGACCTGTCCTATAACCCCATCACTGTTGTTCAAGGTAATCTGTTGCGGGAACTCCTTAGACTCCAAGAGTTACACCTAGCCAGGGGCAACCTGCTGCGAATAGAGCCGGGGGCCTTCAGGGGTCTCGCCTCCCTCCGCATGCTCAACTTGACATCCAATCAGCTCACAACTTTGGAGGAGAGCACCTTACATTCAGTGGGGAACCTTCAGGTGCTGAGATTGGATGGGAATCCCCTGTCCTGCGACTGCCGTCTGCTCTGGGTGGTCCGTCGGCGATTACGCCTGAACTTTGATGGACGTCAGCCCACGTGCTCGTCCCCCGACACGGTGAGGCAGCGAGAATTCAGAGACTTTTCCGAAAAGGAGCTACCGAGGCTGTTCACCTGCCGGACTGCTCGGATCCTGGACCGGAGGCCGCAGGAGGCCAGGGTGGAGGAAGGCACCACCGTTCTCTTCTCCTGCAAGGCGGATGGGGATCCTGCTCCGTCCATCACCTGGATCTCATCGCACAAGAATGTGGTTTCTCCGTTGGGAAGAATCAGAGTTTTACCCAACGGTACGCTGGAGGTGCGTTTTGCGCAGGTCCACGACAGTGGCACCTATCAGTGCCTCGCGGGCAATGCTGCCGGCAATGACAGCATTACCGTCGGCCTCTATGTGAAGGGGGGCCCACGCAACAGAACCATCCCCTTCTTCACAGAGGAGGACTGGGTGGAGCCCCCGATTCCCCAAGCCACCAACGCTTCAGCCCAACAGGCCAAGCCCTACCCCTTTGACGCAAAGACGCTGATCATCGCCACCACCATGGGCTTCCTGTCCTTCCTCAGCTCGGTGGCCATCTGctttgttttcatgttcttcTGGAGCCAAAGCAAAGGCCAGATCAAGCACACTGCCACCATCGACTTTGTTCCTCGCTCCTCCATGGGCGGCGGAGGGGATGGCGGGGATGGCGGCAGGTTCACCATGAAACTTATTTAA